The Sediminispirochaeta smaragdinae DSM 11293 genome has a segment encoding these proteins:
- a CDS encoding late competence development ComFB family protein, with the protein MSLKERYNFEYLANEAERLVLEKLEYYLSSEEFSSVCKCQDCVLDMAAYALNNVRPLYRVSLMGTLYAHNVDDTDYSRDVEKSVLEAIRRISANPSHD; encoded by the coding sequence ATGAGTTTGAAAGAACGATACAACTTTGAATATCTTGCGAATGAGGCCGAGCGGCTGGTCCTTGAGAAGCTGGAGTACTATTTGAGCAGCGAAGAATTTTCTTCGGTGTGTAAATGTCAGGATTGTGTTTTGGATATGGCAGCTTACGCCTTAAATAATGTCAGACCTCTTTACCGTGTTTCTCTTATGGGGACGCTTTATGCCCACAATGTCGACGACACCGACTATTCCCGTGATGTCGAAAAGAGTGTTCTTGAGGCAATTCGAAGGATTTCGGCAAATCCATCTCACGATTAA
- the dnaB gene encoding replicative DNA helicase produces the protein MNSPSLKDKVPPHNSEAEAATLGAMLLDPEAVGIVLRHLRPEDFYSGYNRNIYSAILSLFNKGQEVDLITLTDELRATGKLEASGGASYATTLTSVVPTSANVEYYAKIVKDSSIRRSLLKIAAELTSQSHDESIDSRELIEEAERKIFDITDNQQTGSYRGANEIINETIAAIEKLYHTKNSYTGIPSGFPDLDNMTSGFQRAEFIVIGARPSVGKTAFALSMAANMSIKKSVPIGFFTLEMSAQALMQRLVSSEARINSRNLRTGFLKPSDFYNLTEAAGRIYEAPLFIDDTPNIKLLDLRAQARRMRSKEGVEALFIDYIGLIEPENKGNVPRHEQVAEISRSLKSLARELDIPIISLSQVGRQSEGKAPTLADLRESGSIEQDADVVMFLHRERESGKDGEQQTSVKTELIVAKQRNGPVGTIEIAFIPHYTKFESLARE, from the coding sequence ATGAACTCTCCATCGTTAAAAGATAAGGTACCGCCTCATAATAGTGAGGCGGAGGCTGCTACACTCGGGGCAATGCTTCTTGATCCCGAGGCAGTCGGTATTGTCCTCCGGCATTTACGGCCGGAGGATTTTTATTCTGGCTATAATCGTAACATCTACTCGGCAATCCTTTCGCTCTTTAATAAAGGGCAAGAGGTTGATTTGATCACCCTTACCGATGAGCTTCGGGCCACGGGGAAGCTTGAGGCAAGTGGGGGGGCGTCCTATGCTACAACCCTTACCTCAGTGGTTCCGACCAGTGCGAACGTCGAATACTATGCGAAAATTGTCAAGGATTCTAGTATCCGTCGCTCGCTTTTAAAGATTGCCGCCGAGCTTACCTCTCAGAGCCACGATGAATCGATAGACAGCCGGGAACTGATTGAAGAGGCCGAACGAAAGATTTTCGACATTACCGATAATCAGCAAACAGGAAGTTATCGCGGAGCCAATGAGATCATTAACGAAACGATTGCCGCAATTGAGAAACTTTATCACACAAAAAACAGCTATACCGGTATTCCCAGCGGATTTCCGGATCTTGATAATATGACAAGTGGCTTTCAACGAGCCGAGTTTATTGTGATAGGGGCCCGTCCCTCGGTAGGAAAGACCGCCTTTGCCCTTTCCATGGCGGCGAATATGAGCATAAAGAAAAGCGTTCCCATCGGCTTTTTTACCCTTGAGATGTCGGCGCAGGCCCTTATGCAGCGCCTTGTTTCGAGTGAGGCAAGGATCAATTCCCGGAACCTGCGTACCGGTTTTCTCAAGCCTTCCGATTTCTATAACCTTACCGAGGCTGCCGGGCGAATCTATGAGGCTCCGCTTTTTATCGATGATACACCTAATATCAAGTTGCTTGATCTACGGGCTCAGGCGCGAAGAATGCGAAGCAAAGAAGGTGTTGAAGCACTTTTTATCGATTACATTGGCCTGATTGAGCCGGAAAACAAGGGAAATGTTCCCCGTCATGAACAGGTGGCTGAGATTTCTCGTTCTCTCAAATCCCTGGCTCGGGAACTCGATATTCCCATTATCTCTCTTTCCCAGGTGGGGCGGCAGTCAGAAGGAAAGGCTCCGACCCTTGCCGATCTCCGCGAATCCGGTTCAATAGAGCAGGATGCCGATGTCGTTATGTTTCTGCACCGGGAACGGGAAAGCGGCAAGGATGGAGAGCAGCAAACCAGTGTCAAAACCGAGCTTATTGTTGCAAAACAGCGAAACGGACCTGTCGGTACTATCGAAATTGCTTTTATTCCCCATTATACTAAATTTGAATCCCTTGCAAGGGAATGA
- the rplI gene encoding 50S ribosomal protein L9, with amino-acid sequence MSGTKVILNQDVYNLGEEGDVCEVAKGYARNYLIPKKLAVPYSKETVAIFESRREAIEKRKEEKRRSALGLKGQLEGASIVLSMTAGDSGKLFGSVTNTMVVEELKKMGIEVEKKKVEVPSSAIKMLGDYTIRVKLYENEVAEVKLTVKDVHAKKEEAEAEEAAARKAVQEVFEESEIEDEDSVEDEVDEEEEVSDEEE; translated from the coding sequence ATGAGCGGAACAAAGGTTATTCTGAACCAAGATGTCTACAACCTCGGAGAAGAGGGGGATGTCTGTGAAGTTGCCAAGGGATACGCCCGGAATTACCTTATCCCCAAAAAGCTTGCCGTTCCCTATAGTAAAGAAACGGTAGCGATTTTTGAAAGTCGCAGAGAGGCAATTGAGAAGCGAAAGGAAGAGAAACGACGGAGCGCTCTCGGCCTGAAGGGGCAGCTTGAGGGCGCCAGCATTGTTCTTTCTATGACTGCCGGTGATTCCGGAAAGCTCTTTGGTTCGGTAACCAACACCATGGTGGTGGAAGAGCTGAAAAAGATGGGAATTGAGGTTGAAAAGAAAAAGGTTGAGGTTCCCAGCAGTGCAATCAAGATGCTTGGTGACTATACCATTCGTGTGAAGCTCTATGAAAATGAGGTCGCCGAAGTAAAGTTGACTGTCAAAGATGTTCATGCCAAGAAAGAGGAGGCCGAGGCAGAAGAGGCGGCCGCCCGGAAAGCTGTTCAAGAAGTCTTTGAGGAAAGCGAAATCGAAGATGAGGACAGCGTAGAAGATGAAGTTGATGAGGAAGAGGAAGTTTCCGACGAGGAAGAATGA
- a CDS encoding DUF2232 domain-containing protein — MVREKYLAVRSDIVKGAITLVVSFVLFQFRAVFFLFLIPPFLYGMRRSWEKTALVLLLLWTALFVQTMVLTAGIDVPGIDRKLLVLVDLSYPSFLLAGILGFFLLKGRALKRFLIVSVAAGCVSVPVILAVAANQSFTGLLREQIIAITELLRQPLSDSGSFESSLLMAQLDPQTMVETTKDLFFRFSLAAYCGILVFGYAVARGIRARFLGEAPIDVAAFRVPDRCIWGLLVVLPIVALDLFVDIGFWAYPFWNAATVLLLIYAFQGFGIIRYRMLRSPRLRRARFFLTVLFLMLLFLPGANIVALLAIPLLGVSELWVRYREV, encoded by the coding sequence ATGGTACGGGAAAAGTATTTAGCGGTAAGAAGCGACATAGTAAAAGGAGCAATCACGCTTGTGGTCTCTTTTGTTCTGTTTCAGTTTCGTGCCGTTTTTTTCCTTTTTCTGATACCACCGTTTTTATACGGTATGAGGCGTAGTTGGGAGAAAACTGCACTTGTACTGTTGCTTTTGTGGACCGCGCTGTTCGTGCAAACGATGGTCCTGACTGCGGGAATCGATGTGCCGGGAATCGACAGAAAACTGCTTGTGTTGGTTGATTTGTCCTACCCTTCATTCCTTCTCGCAGGTATTCTCGGCTTTTTCTTGTTGAAAGGAAGGGCCCTGAAACGATTTTTGATTGTTTCGGTTGCGGCCGGTTGCGTAAGTGTTCCTGTCATTCTTGCCGTTGCGGCAAATCAGAGCTTTACCGGCTTGCTTCGGGAACAGATCATCGCAATAACGGAGTTGTTACGCCAGCCCCTATCTGATAGCGGAAGCTTTGAATCTTCGCTTTTAATGGCGCAACTGGATCCTCAGACGATGGTGGAAACGACGAAGGACCTTTTCTTCAGATTTTCCCTTGCCGCTTACTGTGGAATACTTGTCTTTGGTTATGCTGTTGCCAGGGGAATACGGGCCCGGTTCCTTGGGGAAGCGCCTATTGATGTGGCTGCCTTTCGGGTGCCGGATCGATGCATCTGGGGACTTTTGGTGGTTTTGCCAATAGTGGCCCTGGATCTTTTTGTTGATATTGGCTTTTGGGCCTATCCTTTCTGGAATGCCGCTACGGTGCTGCTGCTGATCTATGCATTCCAGGGGTTTGGGATCATTCGGTACCGAATGCTTCGTTCTCCACGTCTTAGGAGAGCAAGGTTTTTTCTGACCGTATTGTTCCTGATGCTGTTGTTTCTGCCCGGGGCGAACATTGTCGCGTTATTGGCGATCCCCCTCCTCGGAGTTTCCGAGTTGTGGGTTCGGTATCGAGAAGTTTAG
- the rpsR gene encoding 30S ribosomal protein S18, with amino-acid sequence MADENNRDYRSKDRDDSRDSGNRGGRSSFRGGKRPFFKKKVCRFCTGNMVADYKDPDALGRFVTERGKILPRRITGTCAKHQRLLAKEIKRARVLAYLPFVKK; translated from the coding sequence ATGGCTGACGAGAATAATAGAGATTATAGATCCAAGGATCGGGATGATAGCCGCGATTCCGGCAACAGGGGCGGTAGGTCTTCCTTTCGTGGTGGTAAACGTCCCTTTTTCAAGAAGAAAGTGTGCAGATTTTGTACCGGTAATATGGTGGCGGATTATAAGGACCCCGATGCTCTCGGTCGCTTTGTAACCGAACGGGGAAAAATTCTTCCCAGAAGAATTACCGGCACATGTGCCAAACATCAACGACTTCTTGCGAAGGAGATAAAGCGGGCCCGTGTGCTTGCCTATCTTCCTTTTGTGAAAAAATAA
- a CDS encoding single-stranded DNA-binding protein produces MANDINSVILVGRLTRDAEMRYTNSGMAICKFSVAVNRRKRSGDQWTDEVNFFDITLFGKSAEGVHQYLVKGKQVAIQGELRQNRWEQDGQTRSKVEIVAQNLELLGGGGSSPSGGGSVRQGTKPFEQYNSGPGPEDFDDDIPF; encoded by the coding sequence ATGGCCAACGATATTAATTCAGTAATTCTTGTCGGGCGGCTTACCCGGGATGCCGAGATGCGTTACACCAATAGTGGTATGGCGATTTGTAAATTCTCTGTTGCTGTGAACCGAAGAAAGAGGTCCGGTGATCAGTGGACGGATGAGGTGAATTTCTTTGACATCACCCTGTTTGGGAAAAGTGCAGAGGGGGTTCATCAATATCTCGTAAAAGGGAAACAGGTGGCCATACAGGGAGAGCTGCGTCAGAATCGCTGGGAGCAGGACGGACAGACGAGAAGTAAAGTGGAAATCGTTGCACAGAATTTGGAGCTTTTGGGCGGGGGAGGGTCTTCTCCTTCAGGAGGAGGATCTGTTCGCCAGGGAACAAAGCCTTTTGAGCAGTACAATTCAGGTCCTGGGCCGGAAGATTTTGATGACGATATACCCTTTTAA
- the rpsF gene encoding 30S ribosomal protein S6, which produces MRTYELTTIFKMSDEEFSKGKEFVSAELEKAGATIKSQEDKGIREFAYPIKKEKRGRYLYLETELNPAKVIDLERAFLLSDSVLKFLFVKKES; this is translated from the coding sequence ATGAGAACATACGAGCTGACTACTATCTTTAAAATGTCGGACGAGGAGTTCTCCAAGGGCAAGGAATTTGTGTCCGCCGAGCTTGAAAAGGCTGGCGCCACGATAAAAAGCCAGGAGGACAAGGGCATTCGCGAGTTTGCGTACCCCATTAAGAAAGAAAAGCGGGGTAGATATCTCTATCTTGAAACCGAACTTAATCCCGCAAAGGTTATTGATCTTGAGCGGGCTTTCTTGCTCTCCGATTCCGTACTGAAGTTTCTCTTTGTAAAAAAAGAATCTTAG
- a CDS encoding UTP--glucose-1-phosphate uridylyltransferase, producing MEQQFSSRIEEQFRIHSIDRSLTLSILDGFNRGDFDHFIPAKVRSIPEPDGKRIVDMSGKEHVSLSVPRKTAEKRLESLIGPRYKEYIPDNADRKGMLTFSREELERIGIVLYAKSAFGVLNGGSATSYVDENKNRDFAPSLFEWYRTIFERIAPNAAGKAKGITPAFIHPDGSSGPSFMELKMRALLLGARAYRQSTGDKHAIPLPLFQMTSRYNNDQILAAYEEYRNSPFLTSLIEETGIDGTKALSGIQPLIAAYTHSDQGRPKGLFTQAFGEKDRLLPLPGGHGQNFIALKEVYNSLLARGYRFAWLGNVDNLGASPDPLQLGFFALSDAQAAFEFSFKTAVDVKGGILIRDEQDRLNCADIGPAISPAELQRVEATGKPILFNCASALFDLKRLCSRLDSIIKELPLRFSDQKKDAGCYSQAEQVTWEVIGMLDHPLIFGVKKSERFLAAKLLTESLLTSGIGLDDPNFPDISKGSSSLRELGKVLNAGLCRGLSSNYGLTLKNGRWIPQEET from the coding sequence ATGGAACAGCAATTCTCAAGCCGCATCGAAGAACAGTTTCGTATCCACTCCATAGATCGATCCCTTACTCTTTCCATTTTAGATGGGTTCAATCGGGGCGATTTTGACCACTTCATCCCCGCAAAGGTCCGCTCCATTCCCGAACCGGATGGAAAGCGTATTGTCGATATGAGTGGAAAAGAGCATGTAAGTCTCTCCGTTCCTCGAAAAACAGCCGAAAAACGGCTGGAATCTCTCATAGGGCCTCGTTATAAGGAATATATTCCGGATAACGCAGACAGGAAGGGAATGCTTACCTTTTCTCGAGAAGAACTCGAGCGGATTGGGATCGTACTGTACGCCAAGAGTGCCTTTGGTGTTCTCAACGGAGGATCGGCCACAAGTTATGTTGATGAAAACAAGAACCGGGACTTCGCTCCCTCCCTGTTTGAATGGTATCGCACCATCTTCGAAAGGATAGCCCCCAACGCCGCGGGCAAGGCTAAGGGGATAACCCCCGCATTCATTCATCCGGACGGTAGCTCGGGTCCAAGTTTCATGGAATTGAAGATGCGGGCCTTGCTGCTCGGTGCCCGGGCCTACAGGCAAAGCACAGGTGACAAACATGCAATCCCCTTGCCGCTTTTCCAGATGACAAGTAGATACAACAATGATCAGATTCTCGCCGCCTATGAGGAATATCGAAACAGTCCGTTTTTGACGTCGCTCATCGAGGAGACGGGAATAGACGGAACCAAGGCACTGTCGGGGATACAGCCGCTGATTGCCGCTTATACCCATAGTGATCAGGGCAGACCCAAGGGACTTTTCACCCAAGCCTTCGGAGAAAAGGATAGACTGCTCCCCCTTCCCGGTGGACATGGACAAAATTTTATTGCATTAAAAGAGGTGTACAACTCCCTTCTGGCAAGGGGATACCGCTTTGCATGGCTTGGAAATGTCGATAACCTTGGTGCCAGTCCCGATCCTCTGCAACTCGGCTTCTTTGCTTTAAGCGATGCCCAGGCTGCCTTCGAATTCTCCTTCAAGACCGCCGTAGATGTCAAAGGCGGCATACTTATTCGTGATGAACAGGATCGGTTAAACTGTGCCGATATCGGGCCGGCGATATCACCCGCAGAGCTCCAAAGGGTGGAAGCTACGGGGAAACCAATACTATTCAACTGTGCCAGCGCCCTTTTCGACCTAAAGAGGCTTTGTTCCCGTCTGGACTCCATTATCAAAGAGCTTCCGCTACGCTTCTCCGACCAGAAGAAAGATGCGGGCTGCTATAGCCAGGCGGAGCAAGTAACCTGGGAAGTAATCGGTATGCTCGATCATCCCTTGATTTTCGGAGTGAAAAAAAGCGAACGCTTTCTTGCGGCAAAGCTTCTCACCGAAAGTCTTCTTACCAGCGGGATTGGGTTAGATGATCCCAATTTTCCCGATATTTCAAAGGGGTCAAGCTCATTGAGAGAGCTTGGGAAGGTGCTGAATGCCGGGCTTTGCAGAGGCCTTTCATCAAACTATGGGCTTACACTGAAAAACGGCAGGTGGATACCGCAAGAGGAGACATAG
- the hisI gene encoding phosphoribosyl-AMP cyclohydrolase encodes MEKQYNPREFHPPLSGAGPKEAIDFEKGGGLVPAVVQEWGTGMVLMLAWVNKEALFLSMETGYAHYYSRSRNKLWKKGETSGHIQKIREILIDCDGDTILYIVEQTGPACHTGAKSCFFRRLSN; translated from the coding sequence ATGGAAAAACAATACAACCCTAGGGAATTTCATCCTCCCCTTTCGGGAGCAGGTCCAAAAGAAGCAATCGATTTCGAAAAGGGAGGCGGCTTAGTCCCGGCGGTCGTACAGGAATGGGGAACAGGGATGGTGCTGATGCTTGCCTGGGTAAACAAAGAGGCCCTCTTTTTATCGATGGAAACGGGATATGCCCATTACTACTCGAGAAGCAGGAACAAGTTGTGGAAAAAGGGAGAAACAAGTGGTCATATCCAAAAAATCAGGGAAATTCTCATCGACTGCGATGGGGATACCATCCTCTACATAGTGGAACAGACGGGGCCGGCTTGTCATACCGGGGCAAAAAGCTGCTTTTTTCGAAGGCTTTCCAATTAA
- a CDS encoding 4Fe-4S binding protein encodes MAYKITDDCTNCGACEAECPVEAISEKDDHRWIDPDQCTSCGTCAEVCPVEAILAD; translated from the coding sequence ATGGCTTACAAAATTACCGATGACTGCACCAATTGTGGTGCTTGCGAAGCCGAATGTCCTGTTGAAGCTATCAGCGAAAAGGACGATCATCGTTGGATTGATCCCGATCAGTGTACGAGTTGCGGCACCTGTGCGGAAGTTTGCCCCGTTGAGGCTATTCTCGCCGACTAA
- the dxs gene encoding 1-deoxy-D-xylulose-5-phosphate synthase, which translates to MRAEQNGYLHTIHSPDDLKRLPSGSLPFLAKEIRERIIHVVQKNGGHLASNLGVVELTIALHRVFSTPKDKIIWDVGHQCYTHKLLTGREDRFDTIRKKDGLSGFPKRSESIHDAMDTGHSSTSISAGLGILTGMRLSGDSEGKVVAVIGDGAMTGGMAFEALNHAGDLAKDLIVIFNDNNWSISPNVGGLSVNSNLSKLSALVSKLTTTRFYQSLRKYIDRGLRGIPFLGYKLYELFIRFKKALKAVVFKETIFSELGFEYVGPIDGHSISRLTEVFEAVRHLHKPVIVHVITQKGRGHSLAEVNPTAYHGVSPMVAVDGKIERKSVMTFTEVFAESLMREAEQRSEIVSITAAMSEGTGLSAFRETYPDRFFDVGISEQHAVTFAAGLAASGMRPVVAIYSTFMQRAVDQVIHDVALPSLPVLFCLDRSGLVGADGETHQGLYDLSLFLSVPGMTLLAPAGKEELPHMLAYALTLDGPCMIRYPKDACLPLGEACSRPIEKGRGVFLREEGGDVLILSYGAICAQCVGAADLLEREGVGADVCNIRFAKPIDEEWLLDSCSGYRTLIIVEEASAIGGIGEYLIALISRYHTDIDLFHFGVPDRFLPHASRKELLTSVGLDAEAIAGRVRLCLAERETFGSKSESWGYRGKE; encoded by the coding sequence ATGCGGGCCGAACAAAACGGCTATCTTCATACTATTCACTCGCCGGACGATCTTAAACGACTGCCTTCGGGTTCGCTTCCTTTTCTTGCAAAGGAAATCCGTGAGCGTATCATTCATGTTGTTCAGAAGAACGGCGGCCATCTTGCATCCAACCTTGGGGTGGTTGAGTTGACCATTGCCCTCCATAGGGTTTTTTCTACACCGAAGGATAAGATCATCTGGGATGTCGGCCATCAATGTTATACTCACAAGCTGCTTACCGGCCGTGAGGATCGTTTCGATACCATTCGGAAGAAGGATGGTTTAAGCGGTTTTCCAAAACGGAGTGAAAGTATTCACGACGCCATGGATACCGGCCACTCCTCGACCTCGATTTCGGCGGGTTTAGGCATCCTTACCGGCATGCGGCTTTCCGGTGATTCCGAAGGAAAGGTTGTTGCTGTTATCGGTGACGGTGCAATGACCGGCGGCATGGCATTTGAGGCGCTGAACCACGCAGGGGACCTTGCAAAAGATCTTATTGTTATCTTTAACGATAACAACTGGTCGATCAGCCCTAATGTCGGGGGCCTTTCGGTTAATTCAAATCTCAGTAAACTATCCGCATTGGTTTCCAAATTAACGACAACAAGGTTTTATCAGTCCCTTCGCAAATACATTGACCGCGGATTACGGGGAATCCCTTTTCTCGGCTACAAGCTTTACGAACTTTTTATACGGTTTAAGAAAGCCTTAAAAGCTGTTGTCTTTAAAGAGACGATTTTTTCCGAACTCGGCTTTGAATATGTTGGGCCCATAGATGGCCATTCGATCAGCAGGCTTACCGAGGTTTTTGAGGCTGTTCGTCATCTGCATAAGCCGGTGATTGTGCATGTGATTACGCAGAAAGGACGGGGCCACTCTCTTGCCGAGGTAAATCCCACGGCCTATCATGGGGTCTCTCCCATGGTTGCGGTGGACGGAAAGATCGAGCGAAAGAGCGTTATGACCTTCACCGAGGTTTTTGCCGAATCCTTGATGCGTGAGGCTGAACAACGATCCGAAATTGTCTCAATTACAGCCGCCATGTCTGAAGGAACCGGGCTTTCTGCTTTTCGTGAAACCTATCCTGATCGTTTTTTCGATGTCGGAATCAGTGAACAGCATGCTGTTACCTTTGCAGCGGGACTTGCAGCATCGGGAATGCGACCTGTTGTGGCCATCTATTCCACCTTCATGCAAAGGGCCGTGGACCAGGTGATCCACGACGTAGCACTCCCCTCACTTCCTGTGCTTTTCTGCCTCGATAGATCGGGGCTTGTAGGTGCCGACGGTGAGACTCATCAGGGGCTTTATGACCTTTCGCTTTTTCTCTCGGTTCCCGGGATGACACTCCTTGCCCCTGCAGGAAAGGAGGAACTCCCTCACATGCTTGCATATGCCCTCACCCTTGACGGCCCCTGTATGATACGGTACCCCAAAGACGCCTGTCTTCCTCTTGGAGAGGCCTGTTCCCGTCCTATTGAAAAGGGTCGCGGAGTATTTCTGCGAGAGGAAGGTGGAGACGTGCTTATTCTATCCTACGGCGCGATCTGTGCACAGTGTGTCGGAGCCGCCGATCTTCTGGAACGAGAGGGGGTTGGGGCCGATGTTTGTAACATACGTTTTGCCAAGCCCATTGATGAAGAGTGGCTACTTGATAGTTGCTCCGGCTATCGTACACTCATTATTGTAGAAGAGGCTTCAGCAATCGGAGGCATCGGTGAGTACCTGATTGCGCTTATATCAAGATATCATACCGATATTGATCTTTTCCACTTTGGAGTTCCCGATCGTTTTCTGCCGCATGCCTCACGGAAAGAACTGTTGACTTCCGTTGGCCTTGATGCCGAGGCAATAGCCGGAAGGGTTCGACTCTGTCTCGCCGAACGGGAGACGTTCGGCAGTAAATCCGAAAGCTGGGGCTATCGAGGCAAGGAATAG
- a CDS encoding flagellar basal body L-ring protein FlgH, whose amino-acid sequence MTGYGRLRSSFDRFILILLFGPMVLGAESLWKPGFPGYAAAGGGHGMGDLISVLLDADTVLSLNSVQTSDDTTQLSFSGGDAGELTSFLPSADSSSNRSVEAKHDLSFSTSLAARVIGKDDSGALLISGRRQILINGTREEVSIEGSVAPDAVVEGVVRFEDIADAKLVYLTNAFPSGEVLGENDLRYDTVPPVVPSDGAQGAVDQSVSGENSRPALSQQRQRELLRAYMNRFLQLLFPVDTPSSVP is encoded by the coding sequence GTGACCGGGTACGGAAGATTACGTTCAAGTTTTGATCGGTTTATTCTCATACTTTTGTTTGGACCGATGGTGCTTGGTGCCGAGTCTCTCTGGAAACCCGGTTTTCCCGGATACGCCGCTGCTGGCGGCGGTCACGGGATGGGGGACCTTATCTCGGTTCTTCTGGATGCCGATACCGTACTTTCTCTCAATTCGGTTCAAACTTCCGACGATACAACGCAGCTGAGCTTTTCCGGCGGAGACGCCGGAGAGCTTACTTCGTTTTTGCCGTCTGCCGATTCTTCATCGAATCGGTCGGTGGAGGCGAAGCATGATCTTTCCTTCTCAACCTCCCTTGCAGCAAGGGTTATCGGGAAGGATGATAGTGGTGCGCTTCTGATCAGCGGTCGACGGCAGATACTCATTAATGGCACAAGGGAGGAGGTTTCGATCGAAGGATCGGTTGCTCCCGATGCAGTCGTAGAGGGGGTCGTTCGATTCGAGGATATAGCCGATGCCAAGCTTGTCTATCTCACGAATGCTTTTCCTTCCGGAGAGGTATTGGGTGAGAATGATCTTCGATATGACACTGTTCCTCCTGTTGTCCCTTCTGATGGGGCTCAAGGGGCGGTGGATCAATCCGTCTCTGGTGAGAATTCCCGTCCTGCCCTTAGTCAGCAGCGGCAAAGAGAACTTCTCCGTGCATATATGAACCGTTTTCTGCAGCTTCTCTTCCCCGTCGACACTCCCTCTTCTGTTCCCTGA
- the murD gene encoding UDP-N-acetylmuramoyl-L-alanine--D-glutamate ligase — protein sequence MTEYEGMKVTIMGLGLHGGGLASARFFIEEGAEVTVTDLRDEKILGPSIRKLASFPVRFVLGRHEMSDFSKADIVVKNPAVPASSPYLKAAARVESDISIFLRHNNRPIIAVTGSKGKSTVVSAMFHAIQLRYPEARLGGNITVSPLTFIDECRAESAAPVILELSSWQLADLRGKRLLKPAVSLITNIMHDHQNSYDSMEAYVADKKIIYADQTKEAYTVINGDDPWSAEFASETPAKSIPFFRDEGSARGISAWLAEDGSGWYRDASGEEEILPAHIAICGEHNRLNLLSAALVLKLFGTAGSDVKQRLADFRGIPHRLELLTEKRQVRWYNDSASTIPEATAVAVKSFSAPLILITGGTDKNIDFSPLESYAAVPKKMILLEGSASDKMADILESRNLPFSGPFASLKEAVQCAEKEASPGDIVLFSPGATSFGMFLNEFDRGDQFRALVGSL from the coding sequence ATGACTGAATACGAGGGAATGAAGGTCACCATTATGGGACTTGGGCTCCACGGAGGAGGCCTTGCTTCAGCCCGATTTTTCATAGAGGAAGGGGCAGAGGTAACGGTCACAGACCTTCGGGACGAAAAAATTCTCGGCCCAAGTATCAGGAAGCTCGCCTCTTTCCCCGTTCGTTTTGTCCTTGGCCGACACGAAATGAGTGATTTCTCGAAAGCCGATATCGTTGTCAAAAATCCGGCTGTTCCTGCTTCGAGTCCCTACCTGAAAGCGGCGGCACGGGTGGAAAGCGATATTTCAATTTTCCTGCGCCACAACAATCGACCCATCATCGCGGTAACCGGCAGCAAGGGAAAATCGACGGTGGTCTCCGCAATGTTCCATGCCATACAGCTTCGTTATCCTGAGGCCCGGCTTGGCGGAAATATCACCGTCAGCCCCCTCACCTTTATCGACGAATGCAGAGCCGAAAGCGCCGCGCCTGTTATCCTTGAACTTTCGAGTTGGCAACTTGCAGATCTGCGGGGGAAGAGACTTTTGAAGCCCGCAGTTTCGCTCATCACCAATATCATGCATGATCATCAAAACAGCTACGACAGCATGGAGGCCTATGTTGCCGACAAAAAGATCATCTATGCGGACCAGACCAAGGAGGCCTATACCGTAATAAACGGAGACGACCCGTGGTCTGCAGAATTTGCTTCCGAAACCCCTGCAAAGTCAATCCCTTTTTTTCGAGACGAGGGCTCTGCAAGGGGAATCTCGGCCTGGCTTGCCGAAGACGGAAGCGGCTGGTACAGGGATGCATCGGGTGAAGAAGAGATTCTGCCTGCGCACATAGCCATTTGCGGGGAACACAACAGGCTAAATCTTCTATCCGCGGCGTTGGTGCTGAAACTTTTCGGTACAGCAGGCAGCGATGTAAAGCAAAGGTTGGCAGATTTTCGGGGTATACCCCACAGGCTTGAACTGCTTACGGAAAAGCGGCAGGTTCGGTGGTATAACGACAGCGCATCAACCATCCCCGAAGCCACGGCCGTGGCGGTGAAGAGCTTTTCCGCCCCCTTGATCCTTATCACCGGGGGAACCGATAAAAACATCGATTTTTCTCCCCTCGAAAGCTATGCTGCCGTCCCGAAAAAGATGATCCTTTTGGAAGGAAGCGCCTCGGATAAGATGGCCGATATTCTAGAAAGCAGGAACCTACCCTTCTCAGGTCCCTTTGCTTCCCTCAAAGAGGCTGTCCAATGTGCCGAGAAAGAGGCCTCTCCCGGCGATATAGTACTATTTTCTCCGGGCGCAACCTCCTTCGGGATGTTTCTAAATGAATTTGACAGGGGAGATCAATTCAGGGCTCTTGTCGGCTCACTTTAG